A region of Solanum dulcamara chromosome 7, daSolDulc1.2, whole genome shotgun sequence DNA encodes the following proteins:
- the LOC129893999 gene encoding zinc finger CCCH domain-containing protein 67 isoform X2, which produces MEAIEEQQNQNQSPDHTEELRLGLESQDSETLSLPSDLNFQNPDQNRPKADEDEDEDEMAMQSICDEIKNLILSQALDEDGGNEDLHHLDREEGGELKERLEDEIENVEGNDDGWGYEGEYGFDHYDEDGDENRSGSRNGNENIGENENGYEGDSKEAGFNANRINKRKINYPLRPDAQDCPYYMKTGMCKFGSNCKFNHPSRRKIQGTKEKGKQREDSQERPGQIECKYYLTSGGCKYGKACKFIHSREKGVISPIVEFNFLGLPIRLGERECPYYMRTGSCKYGSNCRFHHPDPTTVAGADPSSGYNNAGAVPGQAASHSAASSWSPPRALNDTAPFVPMMYPPTQGIPSPNTEWNGYQAPAYPTSEKRLPTPPAFAMNNPATKTNFYPWPQQPQLVEEYPERPGQPECSYFIKFGDCKYRSNCKFHHPKSRISKANASTLNDKGLPLRPDQTVCSFYSRYGICKYGPACKFDHPENYVGSASTGESDFDQHQQSQMSLGWQGRQLEVDH; this is translated from the exons ATGGAAGCAATTGAAGAACagcaaaatcaaaatcaatcacCAGATCACACTGAAGAGTTACGGTTAGGGCTTGAATCCCAGGATTCTGAAACATTGTCGTTACCGTCCGATCTCAATTTCCAAAACCCCGATCAAAATCGACCCAAAGCtgatgaggatgaggatgaGGATGAGATGGCGATGCAATCCATCTGCGATGAGATTAAAAATCTGATCTTGAGCCAGGCTTTGGATGAGGATGGAGGAAACGAAGATCTTCACCACCTTGATCGTGAAGAAGGTGGAGAACTCAAGGAAAGATTGGAAGATGAGATTGAAAATGTTGAAGGGAATGATGATGGATGGGGATATGAAGGTGAGTATggttttgatcattatgatGAGGATGGTGATGAAAACAGGAGTGGAAGTCGGAATGGCAATGAGAATATTGGGGAAAACGAAAATGGTTATGAGGGGGATTCTAAGGAAGCAGGGTTTAATGCTAATAGGATTAATAAGAGGAAGATTAATTACCCTTTAAGACCTGATGCTCAGGATTGTCCTTATTATATGAAGACAGGGATGTGTAAATTTGGATCGAATTGCAAGTTTAATCACCCTTCCAGAAGAAAAATTCAG GGGACAAAGGAGAAGGGGAAACAAAGGGAAGACAGCCAGGAGAGGCCGGGGCAGATTGAATGCAAG TATTACCTGACATCAGGGGGTTGCAAGTATGGAAAAGCTTGTAAATTTATTCATAGTAGGGAAAAAGGTGTCATCTCACCAATTGTGGAGTTCAACTTTCTTGGCCTGCCCATTCGACTG GGGGAAAGGGAGTGCCCTTACTATATGCGTACTGGCTCGTGCAAGTATGGGTCCAACTGTAGGTTTCATCATCCTGATCCTACCACTGTCGCTGGAGCTGATCCATCTTCTGGATATAACAATGCTGGAGCTGTCCCCGGACAAGCCGCCTCCCATTCAGCTGCATCTTCTTGGTCTCCACCTAGAGCATTGAATGACACAGCTCCTTTTGTACCAATGATGTACCCACCAACCCAAGGCATTCCTTCTCCAAATACTGAATGGAATGGGTATCAG GCCCCGGCTTATCCAACATCAGAGAAAAGACTACCTACTCCTCCAGCATTTGCTATGAACAACCCGGCGACCAAGACCAATTTCTATCCATGGCCTCAACAGCCACAGCTGGTTGAAGAATATCCTGAGCGTCCTGGTCAACCTGAATGCAGTTACTTCATTAAATTTGGAGACTGTAAATACAGGTCTAACTGCAAATTTCATCATCCAAAGTCTCGAATATCAAAAGCAAACGCAAGTACTCTTAATGACAAGGGCCTGCCGCTAAGACCT GATCAAACTGTGTGCTCATTCTACAGCCGCTATGGGATATGCAAGTATGGCCCTGCTTGTAAGTTTGATCATCCAGAAAATTACGTTGGATCTGCATCAACTGGTGAGTCTGACTTTGATCAGCATCAGCAATCACAGATGTCTCTTGGATGGCAAGGACGGCAACTGGAAGTGGATCACTGA
- the LOC129893999 gene encoding zinc finger CCCH domain-containing protein 67 isoform X1 yields MEAIEEQQNQNQSPDHTEELRLGLESQDSETLSLPSDLNFQNPDQNRPKADEDEDEDEMAMQSICDEIKNLILSQALDEDGGNEDLHHLDREEGGELKERLEDEIENVEGNDDGWGYEGEYGFDHYDEDGDENRSGSRNGNENIGENENGYEGDSKEAGFNANRINKRKINYPLRPDAQDCPYYMKTGMCKFGSNCKFNHPSRRKIQQGTKEKGKQREDSQERPGQIECKYYLTSGGCKYGKACKFIHSREKGVISPIVEFNFLGLPIRLGERECPYYMRTGSCKYGSNCRFHHPDPTTVAGADPSSGYNNAGAVPGQAASHSAASSWSPPRALNDTAPFVPMMYPPTQGIPSPNTEWNGYQAPAYPTSEKRLPTPPAFAMNNPATKTNFYPWPQQPQLVEEYPERPGQPECSYFIKFGDCKYRSNCKFHHPKSRISKANASTLNDKGLPLRPDQTVCSFYSRYGICKYGPACKFDHPENYVGSASTGESDFDQHQQSQMSLGWQGRQLEVDH; encoded by the exons ATGGAAGCAATTGAAGAACagcaaaatcaaaatcaatcacCAGATCACACTGAAGAGTTACGGTTAGGGCTTGAATCCCAGGATTCTGAAACATTGTCGTTACCGTCCGATCTCAATTTCCAAAACCCCGATCAAAATCGACCCAAAGCtgatgaggatgaggatgaGGATGAGATGGCGATGCAATCCATCTGCGATGAGATTAAAAATCTGATCTTGAGCCAGGCTTTGGATGAGGATGGAGGAAACGAAGATCTTCACCACCTTGATCGTGAAGAAGGTGGAGAACTCAAGGAAAGATTGGAAGATGAGATTGAAAATGTTGAAGGGAATGATGATGGATGGGGATATGAAGGTGAGTATggttttgatcattatgatGAGGATGGTGATGAAAACAGGAGTGGAAGTCGGAATGGCAATGAGAATATTGGGGAAAACGAAAATGGTTATGAGGGGGATTCTAAGGAAGCAGGGTTTAATGCTAATAGGATTAATAAGAGGAAGATTAATTACCCTTTAAGACCTGATGCTCAGGATTGTCCTTATTATATGAAGACAGGGATGTGTAAATTTGGATCGAATTGCAAGTTTAATCACCCTTCCAGAAGAAAAATTCAG CAGGGGACAAAGGAGAAGGGGAAACAAAGGGAAGACAGCCAGGAGAGGCCGGGGCAGATTGAATGCAAG TATTACCTGACATCAGGGGGTTGCAAGTATGGAAAAGCTTGTAAATTTATTCATAGTAGGGAAAAAGGTGTCATCTCACCAATTGTGGAGTTCAACTTTCTTGGCCTGCCCATTCGACTG GGGGAAAGGGAGTGCCCTTACTATATGCGTACTGGCTCGTGCAAGTATGGGTCCAACTGTAGGTTTCATCATCCTGATCCTACCACTGTCGCTGGAGCTGATCCATCTTCTGGATATAACAATGCTGGAGCTGTCCCCGGACAAGCCGCCTCCCATTCAGCTGCATCTTCTTGGTCTCCACCTAGAGCATTGAATGACACAGCTCCTTTTGTACCAATGATGTACCCACCAACCCAAGGCATTCCTTCTCCAAATACTGAATGGAATGGGTATCAG GCCCCGGCTTATCCAACATCAGAGAAAAGACTACCTACTCCTCCAGCATTTGCTATGAACAACCCGGCGACCAAGACCAATTTCTATCCATGGCCTCAACAGCCACAGCTGGTTGAAGAATATCCTGAGCGTCCTGGTCAACCTGAATGCAGTTACTTCATTAAATTTGGAGACTGTAAATACAGGTCTAACTGCAAATTTCATCATCCAAAGTCTCGAATATCAAAAGCAAACGCAAGTACTCTTAATGACAAGGGCCTGCCGCTAAGACCT GATCAAACTGTGTGCTCATTCTACAGCCGCTATGGGATATGCAAGTATGGCCCTGCTTGTAAGTTTGATCATCCAGAAAATTACGTTGGATCTGCATCAACTGGTGAGTCTGACTTTGATCAGCATCAGCAATCACAGATGTCTCTTGGATGGCAAGGACGGCAACTGGAAGTGGATCACTGA